One Solirubrobacter pauli DNA segment encodes these proteins:
- a CDS encoding ABC transporter ATP-binding protein translates to MIEATGLTKRLGGRAVVSDVSFRCEPGTVTGFLGPNGAGKTTTMRMLVGLSTPDAGTCAVLDRDYHTIANPGRHVGVLLDAAAQHPGRSGREALIISARLMGVPDARVDELLTLVGLDTSAAKKRVRQYSLGMRQRLGLANALLGDPQVLILDEPANGLDPEGIRWMRGLLRDFADRGGTVFLSSHLLSEVEAVADRLLIIGQGKIVADGTRDELLAGTGVLVKATDPRELENALHSAGLAAQRLDDESYVVDADAEAVGRAALNGGVVLTHLAPSEGAGLETLFFQLTETPA, encoded by the coding sequence ATGATCGAAGCGACAGGACTGACGAAGCGCCTCGGAGGGCGCGCGGTGGTCAGCGACGTCTCGTTCCGCTGTGAGCCCGGCACCGTGACCGGCTTCCTCGGACCGAACGGCGCCGGCAAGACCACGACCATGCGGATGCTCGTCGGGCTCTCCACGCCTGACGCCGGCACGTGCGCGGTGCTCGACCGCGATTACCACACGATCGCCAACCCCGGCCGGCACGTCGGCGTCCTGCTGGACGCGGCGGCGCAGCATCCGGGCCGCTCCGGCCGCGAGGCGCTGATCATCAGCGCCCGGCTGATGGGCGTGCCGGACGCGCGGGTGGACGAGCTGCTGACGCTCGTCGGGCTGGACACGTCCGCGGCGAAGAAGCGCGTGCGCCAGTACTCGCTCGGCATGCGCCAGCGGCTCGGGCTGGCGAACGCGCTGCTGGGCGACCCGCAGGTGCTCATCCTCGACGAGCCCGCCAACGGCCTGGACCCCGAGGGCATCCGCTGGATGCGCGGCCTGCTGCGCGACTTCGCCGACCGCGGCGGCACCGTGTTCCTCTCCAGCCACCTGCTCAGCGAGGTCGAGGCGGTGGCCGACCGGCTGCTGATCATCGGCCAGGGCAAGATCGTCGCCGACGGCACGCGCGACGAGCTGCTCGCCGGCACCGGCGTCCTGGTCAAGGCCACCGACCCGCGCGAGCTCGAGAACGCGCTGCACAGCGCCGGCCTGGCCGCGCAACGCCTCGACGACGAGTCCTACGTCGTCGACGCGGACGCCGAGGCCGTCGGGCGCGCCGCGCTCAACGGCGGCGTCGTGCTCACCCACCTGGCCCCGTCCGAGGGCGCCGGCCTCGAGACCCTCTTCTTCCAGCTCACGGAGACCCCCGCATGA
- a CDS encoding sensor histidine kinase yields the protein MSRQMLPSALLQESGGKRTARDWLVDVLMFLLAVLVGVLVYAESAESHSEIENLIDVVLGVNSVVALWWRRRWPAGTGLLITAASAFSAFSAGAALIALFNIALRGTRRQIIAVTAIGVTGGIVYTLMYPTDDDVPMLVELLIAVLITLVVVPWGLFTRTQRDLLRTSRERAEKAEAEQRAHVEAAREAERRRIASEMHDVLAHRLSLLSVHAGALEFRPDASREEIEQAAGVIRATATEALRDLRDVIGVLRTGDDSTAPPQPTLDAIPGLVEESRAAGMHVRSRIDASGGEVMVGRTAYRVVQEGLTNARKHAPAAAVEVTVGPADERLVVEVVSRKSALAPPAQPGGSGLIGLTERVALAGGTLECGPNRRGDFVLRAVLPWT from the coding sequence GTGAGTCGGCAGATGCTCCCCAGCGCCCTCCTGCAGGAGTCCGGCGGCAAGCGCACCGCGCGCGACTGGCTGGTCGACGTCCTGATGTTCCTGCTGGCCGTGCTGGTCGGCGTGCTCGTCTACGCCGAGTCGGCGGAGTCGCACTCGGAGATCGAGAACCTGATCGACGTGGTGCTGGGCGTCAACTCCGTGGTCGCGCTCTGGTGGCGCCGTCGCTGGCCGGCGGGCACCGGCCTGCTGATCACCGCCGCCAGCGCGTTCTCGGCGTTCTCGGCCGGGGCGGCGCTGATCGCGCTGTTCAACATCGCGCTCCGCGGCACGCGGCGGCAGATCATCGCGGTCACGGCGATCGGCGTCACCGGCGGGATCGTCTACACGCTGATGTACCCGACCGACGACGACGTGCCGATGCTCGTCGAGCTGCTGATCGCCGTGCTGATCACGCTCGTCGTCGTCCCGTGGGGCCTGTTCACCCGCACCCAGCGCGACCTGCTGCGCACCTCCCGCGAGCGCGCGGAGAAGGCGGAGGCCGAGCAGCGCGCGCACGTCGAGGCGGCGCGCGAGGCCGAGCGCCGCCGGATCGCGAGCGAGATGCACGACGTGCTGGCGCACCGGCTCTCGCTGCTGTCGGTCCACGCCGGCGCGCTCGAGTTCCGGCCGGACGCGTCGCGGGAGGAGATCGAGCAGGCCGCGGGCGTGATCCGCGCGACCGCGACCGAGGCGCTGCGCGACCTGCGCGACGTCATCGGCGTGCTGCGCACCGGCGACGACAGCACCGCCCCGCCCCAGCCGACGCTCGACGCGATCCCGGGGCTCGTGGAGGAGTCGCGCGCGGCGGGCATGCACGTGCGCTCCCGGATCGACGCCAGCGGCGGCGAGGTGATGGTCGGCCGCACCGCCTACCGCGTCGTCCAGGAAGGGTTGACCAACGCCCGCAAGCACGCGCCGGCCGCCGCCGTCGAGGTGACCGTCGGCCCGGCCGACGAGCGGCTGGTGGTCGAGGTCGTCTCGCGCAAGTCCGCGCTGGCCCCACCCGCGCAGCCGGGCGGCAGCGGGCTGATCGGCCTCACCGAGCGCGTCGCGCTCGCCGGCGGCACGCTCGAGTGCGGGCCCAACCGGCGCGGGGACTTCGTACTGCGGGCGGTGCTGCCGTGGACGTGA
- a CDS encoding response regulator transcription factor: MDVIRVLLVDDDALVRSGLRMMLAGAPQVDVVGEADDGRGVLAAVDRHHPDVVLMDIRMPQLDGIEATRLLRAQPSPPEVIVLTTFDADELVLRALRAGAAGFLLKDTPPAEIVRAIEHVHAGEGTLSPTVTRRLIALVADDGGRRETARAKLCALSAREREVADLVGQGCSNADIAAKLHMSVATVKAHVSRLLVKLGAENRVQVALLVQDAS, from the coding sequence GTGGACGTGATCCGCGTGCTGCTGGTCGACGACGACGCGCTGGTCCGCTCGGGGCTGCGGATGATGCTCGCGGGCGCGCCGCAGGTCGACGTGGTCGGAGAGGCCGACGACGGGCGCGGCGTGCTCGCCGCCGTCGACCGGCACCATCCCGACGTCGTCCTGATGGACATCCGGATGCCGCAGCTCGACGGGATCGAGGCCACGCGCCTGCTGCGCGCCCAGCCGTCCCCGCCCGAGGTGATCGTGCTCACGACCTTCGACGCCGACGAGCTGGTGCTGCGCGCCCTGCGCGCCGGCGCGGCCGGGTTCCTGCTCAAGGACACCCCGCCGGCGGAGATCGTGCGCGCGATCGAGCACGTCCACGCCGGTGAGGGCACGCTCTCCCCCACGGTCACGCGGCGGCTGATCGCGCTCGTGGCCGACGACGGCGGCCGCCGCGAGACCGCCCGCGCGAAGCTGTGCGCGCTCAGCGCCCGCGAGCGCGAGGTCGCCGACCTCGTCGGCCAGGGCTGCTCGAACGCCGACATCGCGGCGAAGCTCCACATGAGCGTCGCGACCGTGAAGGCGCACGTATCCCGCCTGCTCGTGAAGCTGGGGGCCGAGAACCGCGTGCAGGTCGCGCTTCTCGTGCAGGACGCTTCCTGA
- a CDS encoding WD40/YVTN/BNR-like repeat-containing protein, with translation MTGLRRLARLVLATVAVAASLGGSQAGADPFFADVSVVDGLGTVAFDVGPRGGRDQRITRDGGRTFQRLKVGGRSDATATVLSNGLGYAEASNGRLWRTADGGRTWKPTAVRDVFHITATSTSAWALRARGRRTWLTRSEDGGRTWHTRRLRVGGFEGPAVDISFADAADGVIAGLRPSRSSAAGKAFVLVTRDGGRSWTERRQPCSGDAVGHKRSSDVQWLASGTLWLVCVGSGGAGAEALEVHTSVDGGRTFVMRSRAPLPGVGAPAVGRLGGPGHFFAFSAVTDRRAFMSFGYGFTATSDGGRRWRMLRHLPRPLDGGVSALSVDGKDRYLALAGNGLWKSPDAGAHWHRLR, from the coding sequence ATGACCGGTCTCCGTCGGCTCGCTCGACTCGTACTCGCGACCGTCGCGGTGGCGGCGTCGCTCGGCGGTTCGCAGGCAGGTGCGGATCCGTTCTTCGCCGACGTCAGCGTCGTCGACGGGCTGGGCACGGTGGCCTTCGACGTCGGGCCACGAGGGGGACGTGACCAGCGGATCACGCGCGACGGCGGCCGGACCTTCCAGCGTCTGAAGGTCGGCGGCCGATCGGACGCGACGGCGACCGTCCTCTCCAACGGACTCGGGTACGCCGAGGCGAGCAACGGCCGGCTGTGGCGCACGGCGGATGGCGGGCGGACGTGGAAGCCGACCGCGGTGCGGGACGTCTTCCACATCACCGCGACGTCGACCAGCGCGTGGGCGCTGCGCGCCCGGGGCCGGCGGACCTGGCTCACGCGCAGCGAGGACGGTGGCCGCACCTGGCACACGCGCCGGCTGCGCGTCGGCGGCTTCGAAGGGCCGGCGGTGGACATCTCCTTCGCCGACGCTGCCGACGGCGTCATCGCCGGTCTGCGTCCGAGCCGGTCCTCAGCCGCCGGCAAGGCGTTCGTGCTGGTCACCCGTGACGGCGGTCGGAGCTGGACCGAGCGCCGGCAACCCTGCTCCGGGGACGCCGTCGGCCACAAGCGCTCGTCGGACGTGCAGTGGCTCGCGTCCGGAACGCTGTGGCTCGTGTGCGTCGGCTCAGGCGGCGCCGGCGCCGAGGCGCTCGAGGTGCACACCAGCGTCGACGGCGGACGGACCTTCGTGATGCGGTCCCGGGCGCCCCTACCCGGAGTCGGTGCGCCCGCGGTCGGCCGGCTCGGCGGGCCTGGGCACTTCTTCGCGTTCAGCGCCGTCACGGACCGCCGTGCGTTCATGAGCTTCGGCTACGGGTTCACCGCGACCTCCGACGGAGGGCGTCGCTGGCGCATGCTCCGTCACCTGCCGCGCCCGCTGGACGGCGGCGTCTCAGCGCTGAGCGTCGACGGGAAGGACCGATACCTGGCGCTGGCCGGCAACGGACTCTGGAAGAGCCCCGACGCAGGAGCGCACTGGCACCGGCTCCGGTGA
- a CDS encoding DUF4188 domain-containing protein, translated as MSDVAGRRMTAEIEGDFVVFLIGARFNNKLQLGRTLLDLGGRRGMRHMLDYLVAHPEKGLLAYEMGLPTIVQYWRSFEQLEAFAKNQDDPHLAVWRQYWRRVGSTSRTGIWHETFLVREGQYEAVYGNMPPHGLGKAGRLVPVSESSSARSRLKALNV; from the coding sequence ATGAGCGACGTCGCTGGCAGGCGCATGACGGCCGAGATCGAGGGCGACTTCGTCGTCTTCCTGATCGGCGCCCGGTTCAACAACAAGTTGCAACTGGGGCGCACGCTGCTCGACCTGGGTGGACGACGCGGGATGAGGCACATGCTGGACTACCTCGTGGCCCATCCCGAAAAGGGGCTCCTCGCCTACGAGATGGGTCTACCCACGATCGTCCAGTACTGGCGTTCCTTCGAGCAGCTGGAGGCCTTCGCCAAGAACCAGGACGATCCGCACCTTGCCGTGTGGCGGCAGTACTGGCGACGAGTCGGCAGTACGTCACGCACGGGTATCTGGCATGAGACGTTCCTGGTCAGAGAAGGCCAGTACGAAGCGGTCTACGGCAACATGCCGCCGCACGGGCTGGGCAAGGCCGGACGGCTCGTGCCCGTGTCGGAATCCTCCAGCGCTCGCAGCCGGCTCAAAGCGCTCAACGTTTGA